A stretch of the Medicago truncatula cultivar Jemalong A17 chromosome 5, MtrunA17r5.0-ANR, whole genome shotgun sequence genome encodes the following:
- the LOC11410603 gene encoding uncharacterized protein, with amino-acid sequence MPRKRFFETPQPKTGLEHAQYFLKKIGLGPNNYYFWKQMGKALACTYAVMGAAWLFNETSPLGWWTLKPMPKEEKELEHLYQRREFPYPGDEEAMEEFIKKGGMIGTTIGPKGMVENDMDESDYKKELKDKKFEQEAQKLWFRMRNEVIGELQEKGFDVDQ; translated from the exons ATGCCTCGTAAACGCTTCTTCGAAACACCGCAACCCAAAACAG GTTTAGAACATGCCCaatattttctgaagaaaaTTGGGTTGGGGCCGAATAATTACTACTTCTGGAAACAAATGGGGAAGGCTTTGGCATGCACATATGCAGTGATGGGTGCAGCATGGTTATTCAACGAGACATCGCCGTTGGGTTGGTGGACGTTGAAGCCAATGCCGAAGGAAGAGAAAGAGCTGGAGCATTTGTATCAGCGGCGTGAGTTTCCGTATCCGGGAGACGAGGAAGCTATGGAGGAGTTTATTAAAAAGGGGGGGATGATTGGAACAACTATTGGACCTAAAGGGATGGTGGAGAATGATATGGATGAGAGTGATTATAAGAAAGAGCTCAAGGATAAGAAGTTTGAGCAAGAGGCTCAGAAGCTTTGGTTTAGGATGAGGAATGAAGTTATTGGTGAGCTTCAGGAGAAGGGTTTTGATGTAGATCAATGA
- the LOC11409888 gene encoding laccase-4 yields the protein MGIMCIRIIFLLAAYCLLPLSVDAMVRHYKFNVVMKNATRLCSTKPIVTINGNFPGPTIYAREDDTVLVKVVNHVKYNVSIHWHGIRQLRTGWADGPAYITQCPIQPGQVYMYNFTLTGQRGTLWWHAHILWLRATVHGAIVILPKLGVPYPFPRPHMEQVIILSEWWKSDTEAIINEALKSGLAPNVSDAHTINGHPGPVQHCASQEGFKFQVEPGKTYLLRIINAALNEDLFFKIAGHKFTVVEVDAAYTKPFKTDTIVITPGQTTNVLLKTNHASGKYMVAASTFMDAPIAIDNVTATATLHYPNTLGSTITTLTSLPPINSTKIANSFTDSLKSLNSHKYPARVPKKIDHSLFFTVSLGVNPCATCPNGSRVVAAINNVTFVMPKISLLQAHFFNISGIFTDDFPRKPEIVYDFTGNKQPSNFRTNKGTRVYRLAYNSTVQLILQDTGMIAPENHPIHLHGFNFFVVGKGQGNFNPKKDTKKFNLVDPVERNTVGVPSGGWTAIRFRADNPGVWFMHCHLEIHTTWGLKMAFVVDNGKGPNESLLPPPSDLPKC from the exons atggGGATTATGTGTATTAGAATCATATTTCTACTAGCTGCTTATTGCTTGCTTCCTCTATCTGTGGATGCCATGGTTCGCCACTACAAGTTCAAC GTGGTGATGAAGAATGCCACAAGATTGTGTTCAACCAAACCCATTGTAACTATAAATGGGAATTTCCCTGGCCCCACCATCTATGCTAGAGAAGATGATACTGTTCTTGTTAAGGTGGTTAACCATGTCAAATACAATGTTAGCATCCATTG GCATGGAATCAGACAGTTGAGAACAGGTTGGGCTGATGGGCCAGCATACATAACCCAATGCCCAATTCAACCAGGCCAGGTCTATATGTACAATTTTACCCTCACAGGACAAAGAGGAACACTTTGGTGGCATGCACATATACTTTGGCTTAGAGCAACTGTACATGGTGCTATTGTCATTTTGCCTAAGCTTGGAGTTCCTTACCCTTTTCCTAGACCCCACATGGAACAAGTTATCATATTGA gTGAATGGTGGAAATCAGATACTGAGGCTATAATAAATGAAGCTTTGAAATCTGGATTGGCCCCAAATGTCTCTGATGCTCACACTATCAATGGTCATCCAGGGCCTGTTCAACATTGTGCTTCACAAG AAGGATTCAAATTCCAAGTTGAACCAGGAAAAACCTACTTGCTAAGAATAATCAATGCAGCACTAAATGAAGACCTATTCTTCAAAATTGCTGGACACAAATTTACTGTTGTTGAAGTTGATGCTGCATACACAAAACCATTCAAAACAGACACAATAGTAATAACACCAGGACAAACAACAAATGTACTTCTCAAAACCAACCATGCAAGTGGCAAATACATGGTAGCAGCTTCAACATTCATGGATGCACCAATTGCAATAGACAATGTAACAGCCACTGCCACATTACATTACCCAAATACCCTTGGTTCAACAATCACAACACTCACTTCACTACCTCcaataaattcaacaaaaatagcTAACAGTTTCACTGACTCATTAAAAAGTCTGAATTCCCATAAATACCCTGCTAgagtccctaaaaaaattgaccATTCATTGTTTTTTACTGTGAGTCTTGGTGTTAACCCTTGTGCTACATGTCCCAATGGTAGTAGAGTTGTTGCAGCTATAAATAATGTaacatttgtcatgcctaaaattTCACTTCTTCAAgcacatttttttaacattagtGGAATTTTTACTGATGATTTTCCTAGAAAACCTGAAATAGTATATGATTTTACTGGGAATAAACAGCCATCAAATTTTAGGACTAATAAAGGGACTAGGGTTTATAGACTTGCTTATAATTCAACAGTTCAATTAATTTTGCAAGATACTGGAATGATAGCTCCTGAGAATCATCCTATTCATCTACATGGATTCAATTTCTTTGTAGTTGGTAAGGGACAAGGGAATTTTAATCCTAAAAAGGATACTAAAAAGTTTAATTTGGTTGATCCTGTGGAGAGAAATACAGTTGGTGTTCCATCTGGTGGATGGACTGCTATCAGATTCAGGGCTGATAATCCAG GGGTATGGTTTATGCATTGTCATTTGGAAATTCACACAACTTGGGGATTGAAGATGGCATTTGTTGTGGACAATGGTAAAGGACCAAATGAATCTTTACTACCACCTCCAAGTGACCTTCCCAAGTGTTGA
- the LOC11410915 gene encoding transcription factor DIVARICATA, whose protein sequence is MKWEMEVLPPASYTQNSNWCMEDNMATNWTPEENKLFENALAVHDKDTPDRWHKVAEMIPGKTVGDVMRQYKELEDDVCNIEAGLIPVPGYNTPTLPFTLDWVNSSGYDEFRGSGKRSSLVRAPEQERKKGVPWTEEEHKLFLLGLKKYGKGDWRNISRNFVITRTPTQVASHAQKYFIRQLSGGKDKRRASIHDITTVNLSEKIGTCSSEDTSNRSTSPQNSILLSHQQQQQQTSTATNFRWRNNQQNAMAFNPTHEQVFMDPHGFNSYEVKMQDQNLHKGLVHESSYPHNMVFQMQHSSQHYSHA, encoded by the exons ATGAAGTGGGAAATGGAAGTTCTACCTCCTGCATCATACACACAAAACTCCAATTGGTGTATGGAAGATAACATGGCCACAAACTGGACTCCAGAAGAGAACAAACTATTTGAAAATGCTCTTGCAGTTCATGATAAAGATACGCCGGATCGATGGCATAAAGTAGCTGAAATGATACCAGGAAAGACGGTCGGTGATGTGATGAGACAATATAAGGAATTAGAAGATGATGTTTGTAATATAGAAGCTGGGTTGATTCCAGTTCCTGGTTATAACACTCCTACTTTACCCTTTACCTTAGATTGGGTGAACAGTTCAGGTTATGATGAATTCAGAGGAAGTGGAAAGAGATCTTCTTTAGTTAGAGCTCCTGAGCAGGAAAGGAAGAAAGGAGTGCCATGGACTGAAGAGGAAcacaa ATTATTTCTACTAGGCCTAAAGAAGTATGGCAAAGGTGATTGGAGAAATATTTCGCGCAATTTCGTCATCACGAGAACACCAACTCAAGTAGCAAGCCATGCTCAAAAGTATTTCATAAGACAACTTTCAGGAGGAAAAGACAAGAGGAGAGCAAGCATACATGACATAACAACAGTTAATCTTTCAGAAAAAATTGGAACTTGTTCTTCAGAAGACACCAGTAATAGATCCACTTCACCACAAAATTCTATCTTACTTTCACaccagcagcagcaacaacaaacTTCGACTGCGACAAATTTTCGTTGGAGGAATAATCAACAAAATGCTATGGCTTTCAATCCAACTCATGAACAAGTTTTCATGGATCCTCATGGTTTTAACTCCTATGAGGTTAAAATGCAAGACCAAAATCTTCATAAAGGTCTTGTTCATGAGTCTTCTTATCCACATAACATGGTTTTCCAAATGCAACATTCATCACAACATTATTCACATGCATAA